A stretch of the Marinobacter sp. JH2 genome encodes the following:
- the motA gene encoding flagellar motor stator protein MotA, whose amino-acid sequence MLLIIGAVIVIASVLGGYTLHGGNLAVLWQPTEVLIIGGAAVGSFVIANPMHTVKEVFSGLLRLLTGSPFNKAYYTDLLSLLYEIFDKSRKQGVMAIEEDIDNPEESPIFTRYPVIMKSKHLLDFITDYLRIISSGNMAPHELEGMMENEIENRQHELEEPAHAVNKIADALPGLGIVAAVLGIVITMNFLTEGPEKIGLSVAAALVGTFLGIWMGYGFVGPASIALEHTAKYELKAYECVKSAIVATVAGQAPQMAIEFGRKALPTEKRPGFQELNDHVRSK is encoded by the coding sequence ATGCTGCTGATTATTGGTGCAGTGATTGTTATTGCGAGTGTTCTTGGCGGCTATACATTGCACGGCGGGAACTTGGCCGTGCTATGGCAGCCGACAGAGGTGCTGATCATTGGTGGGGCCGCCGTAGGCTCGTTTGTGATCGCTAATCCGATGCACACCGTGAAAGAGGTGTTTAGCGGGCTGTTGCGATTACTCACTGGGTCTCCGTTCAATAAAGCCTATTACACCGATCTGCTCAGCCTGCTTTACGAAATCTTTGATAAATCACGCAAGCAAGGCGTGATGGCCATCGAAGAAGATATCGATAACCCCGAAGAAAGCCCGATCTTTACCCGTTACCCAGTCATCATGAAATCCAAACACTTACTGGATTTTATCACAGACTATTTGCGCATTATCAGCTCCGGAAACATGGCACCTCACGAGCTGGAAGGCATGATGGAAAACGAAATCGAGAATCGCCAGCATGAACTGGAAGAACCCGCTCATGCGGTGAATAAAATCGCTGATGCCTTGCCAGGGTTGGGGATCGTAGCAGCGGTTCTGGGTATCGTGATCACCATGAATTTTCTGACCGAAGGGCCCGAGAAAATCGGGTTGAGCGTGGCGGCGGCCTTGGTGGGGACGTTTTTGGGTATCTGGATGGGCTATGGCTTTGTTGGCCCCGCGTCCATTGCGCTTGAGCATACCGCGAAATACGAACTGAAAGCCTATGAGTGTGTGAAGTCAGCCATTGTGGCGACGGTTGCGGGGCAGGCACCCCAAATGGCGATTGAATTTGGTCGCAAAGCCTTGCCGACCGAGAAACGCCCGGGCTTTCAGGAATTGAACGATCACGTTCGCTCCAAATGA
- the asd gene encoding archaetidylserine decarboxylase (Phosphatidylserine decarboxylase is synthesized as a single chain precursor. Generation of the pyruvoyl active site from a Ser is coupled to cleavage of a Gly-Ser bond between the larger (beta) and smaller (alpha chains). It is an integral membrane protein.) has translation MLDKLFVLSQYVTPQLTLSRLAGRLADYDRSPALKNRVISWFIDRYGVNMSEAAESDPTAYDSFNAFFTRALKPGVRTIDQTPDVFVSPVDGAISQLGQVTADDRVFQAKGQSFSLTELLGGDEKRAEAFREGEFSTIYLSPKDYHRIHMPVAGTLKEMVYVPGKLFSVNPVTAENVPNLFARNERVACVFDTEAGPMALVLVGAMIVGSVETTWAGVVAPKPSKVTEWQYSGDQAVRFEKGDEMGRFRLGSTVVLVMPKGAVNWNADQVASKAVQMGEAFGQLKPTRT, from the coding sequence ATGCTTGATAAACTGTTCGTCCTGAGTCAATACGTCACGCCACAGCTGACGCTATCCCGCTTGGCTGGCCGCCTCGCAGACTATGACAGGAGTCCAGCTCTGAAAAACCGCGTCATTAGCTGGTTTATCGACCGCTACGGCGTAAACATGAGTGAGGCCGCAGAATCGGACCCCACCGCTTACGACAGTTTTAACGCATTCTTTACCCGCGCCCTCAAACCCGGCGTTCGCACCATTGACCAAACCCCGGATGTATTTGTCAGTCCGGTTGATGGCGCCATCAGCCAACTTGGTCAAGTCACGGCAGACGATCGGGTATTTCAGGCCAAGGGCCAATCTTTCAGCCTGACCGAACTGCTCGGTGGTGATGAAAAGCGGGCTGAAGCCTTTCGCGAAGGCGAATTTTCCACCATTTATCTGTCACCAAAAGATTACCACCGCATTCACATGCCTGTGGCCGGCACCCTGAAAGAAATGGTGTATGTTCCCGGCAAGCTGTTTTCTGTTAATCCGGTAACGGCAGAGAACGTTCCGAATCTGTTCGCCCGTAACGAGCGTGTGGCGTGCGTTTTTGATACCGAAGCGGGCCCTATGGCGCTAGTGTTAGTAGGCGCAATGATCGTCGGCAGTGTAGAAACCACTTGGGCAGGTGTCGTTGCTCCCAAGCCGAGCAAGGTTACCGAGTGGCAGTACTCCGGCGATCAGGCCGTGCGTTTCGAGAAAGGCGATGAAATGGGTCGGTTCCGCTTGGGCTCCACCGTTGTTCTGGTAATGCCCAAAGGCGCCGTAAATTGGAACGCAGATCAAGTCGCGAGCAAAGCCGTACAAATGGGCGAAGCCTTTGGCCAGTTAAAGCCAACAAGAACCTGA
- the epmA gene encoding EF-P lysine aminoacylase EpmA translates to MIDSPVWQPTASRDALKSRAQQLAYVRGFFCERDVLEVETPVLGRHGVTDLNLDGIPANVRAAGVHGGWLQTSPEYPMKRLLVAGSGCIYQIARVFRNGERGSRHNPEFSMLEWYRVAMDDQALMSEVADLVCGWLGCERPVQLSYRQAVFESAGFDPMETSDNDLKGYCEQWLESEQLTDLSRNDCLDLVMSFAVEPTLGFDRPVFITRYPAAQAALARVSQEQGHQVAHRFELYINGLELCNGYWELTDPAEQRQRFETDNQQRRLAGKPEMALDSAFMAALDVGLPDCSGVALGLDRLLMLKVGAKTIEEVLAFPIERA, encoded by the coding sequence ATGATTGATTCTCCTGTCTGGCAGCCGACTGCCTCGCGGGACGCTCTAAAAAGCCGTGCACAGCAACTTGCTTACGTGCGCGGCTTTTTTTGTGAGCGGGATGTGCTGGAAGTGGAAACACCAGTACTTGGCCGCCACGGCGTTACCGATTTGAATCTTGATGGCATCCCGGCAAACGTGAGGGCCGCTGGTGTTCACGGGGGATGGCTTCAAACATCTCCTGAATACCCCATGAAACGGCTTTTGGTTGCAGGTTCTGGCTGTATTTACCAAATTGCCAGAGTGTTTCGGAATGGCGAACGAGGGAGTCGTCACAACCCAGAGTTTTCGATGTTGGAATGGTATCGCGTCGCAATGGATGATCAGGCGCTCATGTCCGAAGTGGCTGATTTGGTATGCGGTTGGCTCGGATGTGAGCGGCCGGTTCAGCTGAGCTATCGGCAGGCGGTGTTCGAAAGCGCCGGCTTTGACCCCATGGAAACCTCTGATAACGACCTGAAAGGCTATTGTGAGCAATGGCTGGAGTCCGAACAACTTACGGATCTGAGTCGCAACGATTGTTTGGATTTGGTGATGAGTTTTGCGGTCGAGCCAACGCTGGGTTTTGATCGGCCGGTGTTTATTACCCGCTACCCCGCAGCACAGGCCGCGCTGGCAAGGGTGTCGCAAGAGCAGGGGCACCAGGTTGCGCATCGATTCGAGCTTTACATAAACGGGTTGGAGCTGTGCAACGGGTATTGGGAGCTGACGGACCCAGCGGAGCAGCGGCAGCGTTTTGAGACGGATAATCAGCAGCGACGATTAGCGGGTAAGCCAGAAATGGCTTTGGACAGCGCGTTTATGGCGGCGCTGGATGTCGGCTTGCCCGATTGCTCGGGCGTTGCCTTGGGGCTAGACCGGTTGCTGATGCTGAAGGTGGGCGCAAAAACGATTGAGGAAGTTCTTGCCTTCCCGATCGAAAGAGCCTGA